The sequence below is a genomic window from Dyadobacter chenwenxiniae.
CTGGCTGATCGGGGTCTATACCTAACTTTTTCAATATCAAATTGGTGACATTGTTCTCTTCCGCAGATGCAAACAATATGAAAGGCACTGTTCCCTCACCGCCATCCATATTTAAGATATAAACGTAAGCGTTCTCTCGACCAACCTCTTGAATGGCAGCTTTGACTTTCGTTTGGATGGGAGCCATAAGCTGCTGCTGTTTATTTTGCAGCGAGTACTGCGCTTTACTACGCATTTCCTGAATACGCGTTTGCAGATTCTCCAATTCCTTTTCTTTATCGGCCCGGATTATGTCCGTCATTTGACTGGCTGTCTTCTGATAGTTATCGGCCTTCCCTTGAAACTCTTTGATGGATTCGTCAATTGCTTTTTCGAGCTGGGTCTTCGTGATTTCCAGTTGGTTCTGCATGGCCTTACTTTCTGGCATTCTGGCCATGACCAAATCAACATTTGTATAGCCTACTTTCGGGAAGTTAACAGTTCCTGTTGCCTGGCTTAAAGCCTGAAAATGGAGAAAAATGAGCCCGGCAAATAGGCTTAACTTTGTCAAACGGTTCATATAAGTGAAGCTTTATTTGAAATTTAGAAATGTATTCCGGCTCACCGGGCATAGTTTGAATCCATGAACCATCAATAACGCTCGTAATGGAGTTGGTCGCTGCTAAGCTTATTTGCCAGTAAATGCTGATTTACCGTGAGCCAGAAACCATTATAGTTTGCTTGATCTTCCAGTTGTACACTCAGGTTCCGTAATTCCCGCTCCCTTTGGGCCTGCTCAAACATTTGCAGCAAGGAGGGCAGTTCGTCATTTACTTCGTTTAAGACAGGTGTGCCCTGTTCGATAAATCGGTTCGTGCTGTATGAGCGAATAGGTAAGGAGTTGCCTGGTTTCCTGGCAAACAACCTGGTTTTCTTTCCTAACGGTTTATTCGACTTTTCCTTAAAAGTCCCAAAGTGAGATGCTTCATTTTGGACAATGGTTTCGAAATCAACGGGTTTTGCATTGGAAAGCGAAGTTCCTTCACCGTTGTTGCTGCGTAACGGGGCCGTATTTTTTGCCGGGGGAATGGTGCTTGCGCTGGCATTGATATAATTATAGCGATCGATGCTTTCGGCTGTAAAAACCAGATATGCCACGGCAAAAATTAACATTACTGCTGTTGAATAAGAAAGCACAATCCATCTGTGCCGCCTTCGTTTCCGTGCCTGGAAGAGATTCCAGAACTTGTCGGGGTCCCATTCCAGGTCGCTTTGATCCGATATATCGGCCAGCTCTCTGATCTTATAAGACAAGTTTTCGTTTTTCATAACTCGGATCCAAGTCAATAATCCTTTTCTGCAACATTACTTTTGCTTTGCTGAGCTGTGATTTCGATGTGCCTAAGCTGATTCCCAGCATTTCTGCTATTTCGGAATGTGCGTAACCTTCAACCTCAAACAAGTTAAATACCGTTCGGTAGCCAACGGGCAAGCCGGCAATAACTTCCATGATCCTGTCCGCAGTTAGGTTTTCTATCACAATTTCATCCAGGTGATAGGCTTCTGCTTCGTGCTCCCCTAACAATTTAAAGGGCTTTTCTTTTTTTATGATAGCAAGGCACTCGTTAACAACAATTCTTTTAATCCAGCTTTCAAATGCTCCCACCGATTCAAACTTGCACCGGCCCATCTTTTCAAGCATAATGAAAATAGAATTCGATACGCTATCTTCCACTTTCCCTTTATCAGAAAGGTATCTTCTTGCGATACGGTGCAATATTTTCCCATAGGCATCAAAAAGCTTTCGCTGCGAACAGACGTCTTTTTGCTGAGCTTGATGAATTATGGAGAGCGTAATCAATGTCGCTTACGAATGTTCTCTGGTAAGAATAATTACGAAGGGCCAAAGGTTGCCTGACGGAGCATTATTTTTTTAATAATATCAATGGCATCAATTTGCATTGATCTTGACAGCGGAAGATAAGGTGAGATAGCGGGGCTCTTAGACTGGCCCCGCCTGTGATGTATGTCCGAAGTTTTTATGTGCTTGGGGCTCTGTGAAAACCTATTTTTCGAGTTGCGACAGAATCTGACTTAGCTTGTCATGAATCAGGGAAAGATGCGGGCGTCCACTTGGAGTAGTTCCATTTATATCGTGGATTGCTTGAAGGATTTGATTTTGCTGCGCCAATTGCAGGGATTCGAATTTGGTAAGCTCAGGGTATTTTAATTGGAATCCCTCTGCGAGCTCGTCAATGCTGTGAACTGTCATGTTTTTAAAGTTTAAGTATGATAACCGGGAGAAATCCCGGTATCCAAATATAGCAATTAAGGTGTTTCGTCTGCATCAAATTTCCATTCCTTATGGATAATGAAAGCGGACCTGATTTTGAAATCTGGATTTCAAAATCAGGTCCGCTCATTTTCAGAGTAATCAAGAATGGGTTACAGCGCCTTACTTGCTGAATCTGTGGCCATCGTGTCTGACTCCATTTGTGTTTGGGTGTTATCTGCGCTTGTGGAGTCTGTGCTTCCACCCGCACCATCACCATTCTTATTAGAATTACATGCAGCCATGCTTAAAAGCAGACCCAGGCCAACCATCGAAAATGCTACTTTAATTGATTTCATAATATTTGTGTTTAAATGAAAGATTTTGAACGCCATCAATAATTATTCCACTTAAACTGATGTTGCCATCTGTTCGCAGATCTGAGAACAATGGCGGCATGGTGTAGCTGCTACCTATATTATGCATAACGGGCTTTGCCAGTTACCAGGGAATCTCGCCTGTCGCGGGATTGGTTTCTTCACTGAAAAACTTGCCGGTGGGGCCGTCATGTCCCAGTAATGCGTATTTTACAATACGTTTCCCTGCTTCTTCTACCGCTCCGCCGGAGTTGCCTGTAAAGTCGGTTTTGGTATAACCCGGGCAGACCGCATTGATCTTAAAGGCAGAGTTGCGCAATTCGTAGGCCAACTGAACGGTGTACATATTCAGAGCAGCTTTGGATGAAGCGTAAACTGCATATTTAGCGTAGTCATAGGCAGGCCAGTCGGGATTGCTTTGCAAAGCAAGAGACCCTACACTGGTACTCACGTTAACAATCCTCGGCTGGCCGGAACTGCGTAAGAGGTCGATAAATGTGCTTGTGACGCGCGCGACACCCACTACATTGGTCTCGAACGCCGCTGTAAATTCCTTCGGATCTGCTTCCAGGGCGGAGTAGGGCGGCTTTCCTCCATTGATGCCCGCATTGTTGATCAATACGTCTAATACGCGATTTTTTTTGCTGATCTGTTCATATGCTGCTTTAACAGAATCTTCATCTGTCACGTCGAGTTCAACTGCTTCTACGGCTGTCAACCCTTCGATCTTTAATTTGTTGGCGGCAGCTAAGCCGTTTTGCAATTGACGACTTCCCATATAAACGTAAAATCCCTTTTGAAGTAATTGTTTTGCTGTTTCAAATCCGATGCCTTTATTGGCTCCGGTGATTAATGCTGTTTTCATTGTTGCTTCGTTTAAGTCTTGAAGCAAAATAGCAACCTCTTAAAATGGTATTTTTTACCAAATGGTAAAATTGGCTTACCGAATGTTTTTCCTGATCCTGCTTAGTGACTGTTGTGTAATACCCAAATAAGAGGCAATGTAGGCGAGTGGAATACGGTTGGTAAGCGACGGATGGTTTTCCAAAAATTCCAAATACCGCGTAGTAGCATCCTGTGAGATCACCGGCCCTTTTCTGGATTTCTGATGCATGCAAAGTTGCACCATCTTATTTTTAATGTTGTCCCACCCTACAATAGCTTGGGAAAGTTCCTCCCAGTTTTGTTTGGAGAATACAATCATTCGGCAATCCGTGCAGGCCTGCAGGTATTCCGAAGAATAAGCACCGATATCGAAATTAATGTAATCAACCACCAGGGAACTTTCACTAATAAAGCAGCGTGTAATTTCTTCCCCTGTGTTGGTGTAATAACAGCCGCGCATGACGCCCTGCACAATAAAGCCAACTTGTTTGGGAATATGCCCAGCTTCGGAGAAATACGCATCCTTCCGAAGTTCTATCTCCTTTGCTTTTCTGGTAACGAGATCGCTCTGTTGCTGGTTTAAGCTACCAAACTGCAAAATATATTCTATCAACTCATTCATCAACGCAAAATTAGTAATCCCGGCCTGCGGATAATTATCATTTGGTAATTTGTTTACATTGTTGCTCACGCGAGTCACCTTACCGCCCGGAAATGTGTCCGAAGGATTTAATCCATGAATGGCTTCGTTAAATTTCATGACGATAATGCTTTACAAGTCGAGCGCCGGCATAGATACGGGGCGCTCTTAATAATGATTCGATGGAAAACTGGAAAGCGCTCGCGTTTTTGCTGGCCTCAGGGCAGGGATTTGTTTTGAGCCTTTCGCTGATCGTTCGGGGAGCAAGAGGGCCAAAGCAGCATATTTTTCTTGGGCTGATCCTTCTGGTACTTGCTCAGGAATTGCTAAATGCATGGGGCATTCAGGTTCACTATCACCAGCAGCCCGACCCATTCCGTTTCTGGAATTACCAGAGCTATTTGGTGCTGCCCTTATCGCTGTGGCTTTTTGCCCGGCTTACTACCTCACCTGATTTTCAATTCAAGAAGAAATACTGGCTCATTTATTTTCCGGTTGTGGCAGAGGTTGGTTTCCGCCTGTTCTGGCGGGCTTATGCAAGTTCCTCAAATGTTAAAAGACCCTCTTTACTTGAAAACCCAATCTGGTTTTTCTTGACAGAAATACTGCCGATCGCCGGGATGGTGATCGTTTTGTCTCTTTACGCACAGAAGCTCAACAGGTTCAGGCTTGCCTGGCAGCAACAATTGCCGGTGTTCAGCGCGCGACATTATTTGCGGCTCTATGGTTTGTTTGGGTTTCTTACTGTGCTCACGTTCCTTTGGTTTGCAGGAGTGATTTTGGAGTGGCCCATCTTCCCGGTTGTGAACCTGTTGCTGACGGTCTGTCTTTTCGGGCTGGGTTATCTTGGTTATCTGGATCACTCTTTTTTCATGCTGCCTTCCTTGCACAAACAAAAATCTGCGGACAAACCTGAATTTGCTCAATACGACGATTTGTCTCAACTACAACATCTGATGGCAGCATTTAACCAAGACGGACTGCACACCAGGTCGCGGCTGACGCTTGAAGATGTAGCAGCACACCTGCATCTGCCTGTGAGATATGTTTCCTATCTGGTTAATACGCATTGCGCTTCGAACTTCAACAACTTTGTGAATGGGTTCCGTGTGCAGGAAGTAATCCGCAAGCTGGGCGACCCAAAGGAGCAGCATAAGACTGTGCTGGCATTGGCATTCGAATCGGGATTTAATTCGAAATCAACGTTCAACCAGGTATTCAGGCAGCACACTGGCAAATCGCCTTCTCAATATCTGCAATTGCAAAAATAGGCTGTTAGTTATCCGAACAGGTCCGAAATCATGATCCGGGACGTCCGGAAAGACGTAGCGGGGCGCTTACTGTATCACATTTCGCTTGTTTTGGTTTTCAAAATCACAAAAAGCCATTACCCGATGAAAGCAAGCATCCAGCTAATTTTTTTAATTTTTATCAGTATTTCCCCCGCTCTTTGCCAGACGAATTCAACCGGCCAAAAGTTGCCCGCACACCGGCAGTTTCAAATTCAGATCAATAAAAATGTGGAGCTGCTCGGATTTGTCTATTTCCTGGGCTATGAGGGCGCTCAGGCTGAAACAGAGGGATATTCTGCAAATAGAAAGGCGCGCTACGCATACGGTCTCGATTTATACCGGCAGTTCAAAGACTACGAAAAAAGCAGGCACCTGGCCATCATAATCGGCTTTGCACAGGATATCTGGCTCGATAAACTGATTAATCTGCTGGTTCAGTTGGATGAATTTCCAAACGCAACACTGCGGGGTGGGATTGATGCGGGCTATTATCTTGCTTTTTCTCCAAAAAAAGACACTGTTGAAGCCAGAAAAAATGCGACTGCATTCATCGATGCCATGAATCAGCTCTGGCGGGAAGTCGATTTTGATAAATATCTGCAAAAAAACCGGCCTAAATACGAAAATGCGCTGGCCCAGGTCCGTAGCGGCATGCCGGACAGTCTGTTCATACCTACGATGGAAAAGTTTTACCAGGCGCACCTTGCCAGTTATATCCTGGCCCCAAGCCTGACCATCCCGCCGGGAATGGGTTTTGGCATAAATTATTCCGAGCAGGGGCAAAAACACGCCTTCCATGTATTTGGCGCATTCGGGATTCCAGCTTTCAAAGACTCTTCAAACCTCGATATGGGTTTCAGCGATCAGAAACACTTGCTCGAATTGAGCACGCATGAATTCGGACATTCATTTGTGAATCCGGTTATTGATCAACTACCCGCTGAAATGATTACCAAAACAGAAAAGCTGTTTGAGCCAATCAAAGCGACAATGGCGAACCAGGGTTACACAGCCTGGAAAGCATGTATCTATGAGCATTTTGTACGGGCGGGAGAAATCATCATTTCACAAAATCGCGGCAATACAGCCGATACGCAGCGTCTGAGAAAACATTACGAAGAGGAGAGAAAATTCATTTACCTGCCGCTGATCCTGAAAGAACTGACCAGGTATAAGGAATCCAAAAGCGTTTCCTACAACCAGGCTGTGCGTGCCGCAATGCATGCTTTGGTTAGAAAAGCTGTTGAAAAATGACGGCGAAAGCCCCTGAAAGATGAATACTGTTGGGAAAATGGGAAGTAGTTCGAAAACACCGAAATTCTTATCTGTGAGCTTTCTAGGGCATCGTAAACAACCAAGATGAAGTTAAAATCAGTTACATTTGTCAGTTCCTTCGCCGGGATGAAAAACGCTTTAAATCTTCTACTCCTCAAATCTAAAATAAGACTTAGCGCATGGAGAGTACCCGACCCACTGCATCGCGGGCAACTTTTGCCTGGACAGCGGCACTCACAATTTTGCTGGCAGTCTTTGCCTTTATCCCCATACTGACAAACTCCAAATCAGAAACTATTCGGTCTAATGTCCAGATACTGCAACTGGAAAATGATAATTACCGAAAAATTGACACGTGTATAGCGATTCTGTATTCCGCTGAAAATAATAGCCGGTTTTTCGTTGTTACCCGGGATTCAAGCTACCTCCGTTCCTATGTGAGGCAGTTGCAAGCAGTAAATCGAATATTAGAGGAGTATCATAAAGCATCTGATCGCCGGGAAAAATCCCTGTCCAGACTTATTTCGCGTAAGCAACTCAAGGACCGTGAATTTAGTAATCTGCGGATGATGGTGGATAGCCTGTTGTCTTTTTCATTGAATGAGACCCAGAAAGCCGCAAGAGCGGTAAGGTCGGCCGAAAAGCTAAAAGTTCAACGTCAGACAGAGGAAGTTGATTCTATTCAGGTTAGTACTTCCAAAAAAGGCAAAAGAAAGCTGGTAAAACGGCTTATGGATGCCATTCGCGATAAAGACGCTGTTGATAGCAGCATTCTTAAGACGCATCATGAGACTGTGGTTAAAGAGGATTCGCTTCAAATATTGGTGGAACGCCCCATCGTGAAACCTCACTCTTCCTTTGAAAAAGCGCGCAGGGAATTGAATGAGGCGGAGCGGGACATGCTGGCAATAAACAGCCTGATATTTTTAAACCTCCAAAATACATTACAAAATTTAAGGAGCCAGGAGCAAAGGGATATAAAGACGATAAGAGATTCTCTGCTAGCCGCCACAAAAGCAAAATCCGAAGAAATGAGTCTGCTCATATGGGCAAGTGTGGCCCTGGTGCTTTTGCTGTCGGCCATGATTGTTATCAATCTGCTGAAACTATACAAAAAGGACAAAACCATACTCGCTTTTGCCGGACAAACCGCGGACGCAAGCAAAAGAAAAGGCGAGTTCCTGGCGCAGATCACGCACGAATTCCGGACACCATTGAATGCCATCATTGGCTTCTCAAACCAGATAGATACCAGGAAACTGGATACCGATCTACGATTAAGCATTGATTCCATAAAAAGTGCATCCAATATTATGCTGTCGCTGGTCAATGAAATACTGGATTTTTCAAAATTTGAAAGCGGCAAGATCGTGCTGCAGAACGAACCGTTCCGTCCTGAGATATTGGTTCGCGAATCCCTTGCCTTGTTGGCGGTTCTTGCAGATGAGAAAAACATTGTCATCTCGGCCAGGTATGATCTGGAAAATAAACTCACCTTGTCAGGCGACAAGTTTCGCATTCAGCAAGTGGTGATCAATCTGCTTACCAATGCCATCAAGTTCACACCGGAAGGGGGAACTGTTGATGTTTCACTTCATTTTGAAAATCAGGGACAGGGAAAAGGAATGATGCGGATCGGCATTCGGGATTCCGGCGTTGGCATTGCGAAGGAACATCTTGACTCCGTTTTCGAAGATTTCATCCAGGTGCCAAGCACAAATATGCAGGTTCGGCAAAGCAGCACTGGTTTAGGTTTAGCTATCTGCAAACGGATCGTTGATTTATATCAGGGGAAGCTAAATGTTGAAAGCAGCCTTGGGAAAGGTTCGAACTTCACAGTGGACATCCCGCTCGAGATCGCTGCGAATGCAGAAGACGTGCCGGTTTTGCAGGAAAAAAACCGCAATTCTGAAACCAATCTGAAAAGCAAAAGACTTCTGGTTGCGGACGATAACAAGATGAATTTAATCCTGATCAGCAGGATTATGGATAAAATGAGTGCAACATATGATTTGGCAGATAACGGCCAATCAGCACTCGATATGTTCGAAAAAAACGCTTATGACCTGGTAATTACAGACATCAGCATGCCGGTAATGGACGGAGTTGAGCTCACCAAACGGATACGAAGTCACGCCCACCTTGGGAAAGCACGCATCCCTGTAATCGGTTTTACAGGGTATACCGATAAAGAAAAACTGGACTATTACCGGGAAATAGGAATGGATGAAATCCTGCCTAAACCCTTTGATGAGACCCATTTCAAAGCAATCATAACGGGATTGCTGGCAGATAGACTCTGATGCCAGGTTTAGCTGCCGGCGTTTTGTCGACGATTCAATGCTTTCTGTCGATTTGCTGAACAAAAAGCGCGTCGCCGGAATTAGCCAGACAAAATGTTATTCCAATCACAAAAGAGAGATGTCAAATTCTAAAATCATACGCAGCGACTGGCACGCTGACGACAGGCTTATCATCACACAGATCAGTGGCGATATCGTTAAAGAGGACGTAACCCGCTGGGAGCAGACGCTGGATGCTGCGTTGGATCAGATTCCGGAATCGGGGGTATTCAAGATATTTGTAAACTTGCATGGTTTTACGGCTGCGGACATTGATACGCACAAATACTTCCGTGACATCATCCCGCGTACGCTCGCACATTATGGATGGAAGGTTGGATATGTGGCAATGTTCCCGCAAGAGGCCGAAAAAATGATCATTACCAGAAAACGGGATATTCAATGCATTGCAGCAGCGCATTGCCATCAGGACGCTACCAAGATTCAGAAGTACGAATTACTATATAGCAGTGATAATGAACGCTTCTTCACAGATGTCGAAGAAGCAGATGCATGGGTTCGCGGTTGGCAGCATCATTCTTCGTCTTTCACGGATAGAGAAGATACTTCATACGTATAGCCTTAAATTTTTGCAATCCGGGTTCCCAGCTTTTTCTGATATCTGCTTCCGATACGCCGGCAATGATCTGTTTTCTTAATTGATCAGTTCCTATGCGAAGATCAAAAGCGGATATATCCTGGTTTGCCCGTCCGGGAGTAAAGAAGTTAGCTTTATCGGGATAGGCACTGTATAATTCAATTAACCACGACAGATTAATTTGGCGGCTTCTGCGAAGCTGGGTAATTTCATAATTGCGAAGGTCGAGTCCGTAACAAACCGAGTCTTTGTGGTTTGGCCTTTCACTCATTCCCGGAATGCTTTCCGGTTTGTATGAAAATGAATACTTGCCTTTCAACGCAGGGGCTCCCAGGATCGTAAATGGCATGTAGGTTCCCCGGCCTTCATTGATAGCTGTTCCCTCGAACATGCATAAACTTGGGAAAAGCATTACCGCCTGCTGTGTATTTAAATTCGGCGAGGGGTTGATCGGCAGTTCATAAGGCTTGTCATGGTCATAGTTGGCGACCTTTATAATGTTGATTCTGCATTGTTCTTTCAGGTATCCTTCACCGTTCAGATATTGTGCAAATTCGCCGATAGTCATGCCATGCGTCATAGGTATGTAGTGGATGCCTATGGCGGATTTGAATTTATCTTCTGTCATAACCGGTCCGTCTATCACATATGCATTGGGATTGGGCCTGTCAAGAATAAGGAGTTCTTTATTGTTTTCTGCACAGGCTTCCATCACATACTCAAGCGTATTGATATTGGTATAGTAGCGGCAGCCCACATCCTGGATATCAAAGACCATCAAGTCGATATCGGCCAGTTGTTCTCTACTGGGTTTCTGGTTTTTGCCGTATAAAGAGATGATGGGGATGCCAGTTTTAGCATCTGTCTCATTGCTCACCACCGCTCCGTTAC
It includes:
- a CDS encoding OmpH family outer membrane protein, with product MNRLTKLSLFAGLIFLHFQALSQATGTVNFPKVGYTNVDLVMARMPESKAMQNQLEITKTQLEKAIDESIKEFQGKADNYQKTASQMTDIIRADKEKELENLQTRIQEMRSKAQYSLQNKQQQLMAPIQTKVKAAIQEVGRENAYVYILNMDGGEGTVPFILFASAEENNVTNLILKKLGIDPDQPEPSEKSSDISAPANPSKPQPATKNSKQ
- a CDS encoding ATP-binding protein; translated protein: MESTRPTASRATFAWTAALTILLAVFAFIPILTNSKSETIRSNVQILQLENDNYRKIDTCIAILYSAENNSRFFVVTRDSSYLRSYVRQLQAVNRILEEYHKASDRREKSLSRLISRKQLKDREFSNLRMMVDSLLSFSLNETQKAARAVRSAEKLKVQRQTEEVDSIQVSTSKKGKRKLVKRLMDAIRDKDAVDSSILKTHHETVVKEDSLQILVERPIVKPHSSFEKARRELNEAERDMLAINSLIFLNLQNTLQNLRSQEQRDIKTIRDSLLAATKAKSEEMSLLIWASVALVLLLSAMIVINLLKLYKKDKTILAFAGQTADASKRKGEFLAQITHEFRTPLNAIIGFSNQIDTRKLDTDLRLSIDSIKSASNIMLSLVNEILDFSKFESGKIVLQNEPFRPEILVRESLALLAVLADEKNIVISARYDLENKLTLSGDKFRIQQVVINLLTNAIKFTPEGGTVDVSLHFENQGQGKGMMRIGIRDSGVGIAKEHLDSVFEDFIQVPSTNMQVRQSSTGLGLAICKRIVDLYQGKLNVESSLGKGSNFTVDIPLEIAANAEDVPVLQEKNRNSETNLKSKRLLVADDNKMNLILISRIMDKMSATYDLADNGQSALDMFEKNAYDLVITDISMPVMDGVELTKRIRSHAHLGKARIPVIGFTGYTDKEKLDYYREIGMDEILPKPFDETHFKAIITGLLADRL
- a CDS encoding DUF4932 domain-containing protein — translated: MIRDVRKDVAGRLLYHISLVLVFKITKSHYPMKASIQLIFLIFISISPALCQTNSTGQKLPAHRQFQIQINKNVELLGFVYFLGYEGAQAETEGYSANRKARYAYGLDLYRQFKDYEKSRHLAIIIGFAQDIWLDKLINLLVQLDEFPNATLRGGIDAGYYLAFSPKKDTVEARKNATAFIDAMNQLWREVDFDKYLQKNRPKYENALAQVRSGMPDSLFIPTMEKFYQAHLASYILAPSLTIPPGMGFGINYSEQGQKHAFHVFGAFGIPAFKDSSNLDMGFSDQKHLLELSTHEFGHSFVNPVIDQLPAEMITKTEKLFEPIKATMANQGYTAWKACIYEHFVRAGEIIISQNRGNTADTQRLRKHYEEERKFIYLPLILKELTRYKESKSVSYNQAVRAAMHALVRKAVEK
- a CDS encoding exo-beta-N-acetylmuramidase NamZ family protein — encoded protein: MMRLISILFLALLAISSIVCTAQKASSIQRISNKSEIITGADQVDKYLPYLKGKRIGLVANQSSVIGRKSSVDSLVSLGVKIVKVFGPEHGFRGNASNGAVVSNETDAKTGIPIISLYGKNQKPSREQLADIDLMVFDIQDVGCRYYTNINTLEYVMEACAENNKELLILDRPNPNAYVIDGPVMTEDKFKSAIGIHYIPMTHGMTIGEFAQYLNGEGYLKEQCRINIIKVANYDHDKPYELPINPSPNLNTQQAVMLFPSLCMFEGTAINEGRGTYMPFTILGAPALKGKYSFSYKPESIPGMSERPNHKDSVCYGLDLRNYEITQLRRSRQINLSWLIELYSAYPDKANFFTPGRANQDISAFDLRIGTDQLRKQIIAGVSEADIRKSWEPGLQKFKAIRMKYLLYP
- a CDS encoding helix-turn-helix domain-containing protein, with amino-acid sequence MENWKALAFLLASGQGFVLSLSLIVRGARGPKQHIFLGLILLVLAQELLNAWGIQVHYHQQPDPFRFWNYQSYLVLPLSLWLFARLTTSPDFQFKKKYWLIYFPVVAEVGFRLFWRAYASSSNVKRPSLLENPIWFFLTEILPIAGMVIVLSLYAQKLNRFRLAWQQQLPVFSARHYLRLYGLFGFLTVLTFLWFAGVILEWPIFPVVNLLLTVCLFGLGYLGYLDHSFFMLPSLHKQKSADKPEFAQYDDLSQLQHLMAAFNQDGLHTRSRLTLEDVAAHLHLPVRYVSYLVNTHCASNFNNFVNGFRVQEVIRKLGDPKEQHKTVLALAFESGFNSKSTFNQVFRQHTGKSPSQYLQLQK
- a CDS encoding RNA polymerase sigma factor, which encodes MITLSIIHQAQQKDVCSQRKLFDAYGKILHRIARRYLSDKGKVEDSVSNSIFIMLEKMGRCKFESVGAFESWIKRIVVNECLAIIKKEKPFKLLGEHEAEAYHLDEIVIENLTADRIMEVIAGLPVGYRTVFNLFEVEGYAHSEIAEMLGISLGTSKSQLSKAKVMLQKRIIDLDPSYEKRKLVL
- a CDS encoding Crp/Fnr family transcriptional regulator produces the protein MKFNEAIHGLNPSDTFPGGKVTRVSNNVNKLPNDNYPQAGITNFALMNELIEYILQFGSLNQQQSDLVTRKAKEIELRKDAYFSEAGHIPKQVGFIVQGVMRGCYYTNTGEEITRCFISESSLVVDYINFDIGAYSSEYLQACTDCRMIVFSKQNWEELSQAIVGWDNIKNKMVQLCMHQKSRKGPVISQDATTRYLEFLENHPSLTNRIPLAYIASYLGITQQSLSRIRKNIR
- a CDS encoding SDR family oxidoreductase codes for the protein MKTALITGANKGIGFETAKQLLQKGFYVYMGSRQLQNGLAAANKLKIEGLTAVEAVELDVTDEDSVKAAYEQISKKNRVLDVLINNAGINGGKPPYSALEADPKEFTAAFETNVVGVARVTSTFIDLLRSSGQPRIVNVSTSVGSLALQSNPDWPAYDYAKYAVYASSKAALNMYTVQLAYELRNSAFKINAVCPGYTKTDFTGNSGGAVEEAGKRIVKYALLGHDGPTGKFFSEETNPATGEIPW